TCCGTGCGCGCCGCGCGACCGGCCCGGCTGCGGGTACCGGGAGAACGGGGTCGTGGGCGGGCGTCCCGCCACCACGGACCGTGAGGGCCGGCACCGGCCCGCAGTACGGGAGTCGGCCCGGCGTCGCCGGGCATTCAACCCCGCCGGGCGGAACCGCGCAGTGTGCACCGCGCCGGGCGGTCAACCACGCAGTGCGAACCGCGGCGGGCGAACCGCGGCGCGGGAGGTGCGGTCGCTCCGGGCGCCCGCCGTGCCGGGCGTTCGGCTATGCCGTGAGTACGGCGCCGCCGGGCGCCGGGGCCGGCACATGGCGCGGCAGCCGGTGCGGGAGGGAGCCGTACCAGGCGTAGGACAGGCCGTAGCCGAAGCCGAGGCAGAGCAGTCCGCCGACGGCGTCCAGCCAGAAGTGGTTGGCTGTCGCCACGATCACTATGAGGGTCAGTGTCGGGTACAACAGACCCAGGATCCTTCCCCAGGGCGCCTTCGCCAGCGCGAAGATGGTCAGCCCGCACCATAGCGACCAGCCGATGTGCATCGACGGCATGGCCGCGTACTGGTTGGACATGGTCTTCAGGTTGCCCGAGGCCATGGAGCCCCAGGTGTGGTGCACCAGCACGGTGTCGATGAAGTTCTGGCCGTTCATCAGCCGCGGCGGGGCCAGCGGGTAGAGGTAGTAGCCGACGAGGGCGACACCGGTGGTGGCGAAGAGGACGAGGCGGGTGGGGGCGTAGCGGCCGGGGTGCCGGCGGTAGAGCCACACCAGTACGCCGATCGTCACGACGAAGTGCAGGGTGGCGTAGTAGTAGTTCATCGTCACGATCAGCCATGTCACCGAGTTGGCTGCGTGGTTGACCGTCTGCTCGACGGCGATGCCGAGGCTGTTCTCGGCCTCCCAGATCCAGTCGGCGTTCCGCAGGGCCTGGGCCTTCTGCTCGGGAACGGCGTTCCGGATGAGGGAGTACGTCCAGTAGCTGACCGCGATGAGCAGGATCTCGAACCAGATGCGGGGCCGCCTGACCGACCGCAGCCTGCGCAGTCTGCCCTGCTCCGGGGCCGGGCCGTCCTCGGTCACCATGGGTGACGGGGACGCGGTCCGGCCTTCCAAGGTCTTCACGGTCGCTTCACCCATAGGACGAGAGTCTGCCAGATGGGTGCGCCCGCTCCGATCATCCTTCGGTCGGGTTCGGGAGGGCCCCCGGTCCCTCCTGAGGACTAGTCGGATCCCCCGTGCTTCCCTGGTATGTCGCGGAACTCGGGGGTCCGGTCGAGAGGCCCGCCGACCGGGTGGGGCGGATCAGGGCGAACCGTGCAAAGGGCCCGCCGCGGTCGAGCCGCGTACCACCAGTTCCGGCATGAAGACGAACTCGCTGTGGGGTGCGGGCGTTCCGCCGATCTCCTCCAGCAGCGTGCGGACCGCGGCCTGCCCCATGGCGGGGACGGGCTTGCGGACCGTCGTCAGCGGCGGATCGGTGAAGGCGATGAGCGGGGAGTCGTCGAAGCCGACCACCGAGATGTCGTCGGGCACCTCGAGCCCGCGCTGCCGCGCTGCCCGGATCGCGCCGAGCGCCATCATGTCGCTCGCGCACACCACGGCCGTGCAGCCGCGGTCCATCAGCGCGGACGCCGCGGCCTGGCCGCCCTCCAGGGTGTAGAGGGAGTGCTGGATCAGCTCCGACTCGATCTGCTGCTCGCTCAGGCCGAGCTGGTCGCGGACCGCCTTGACGAAGCCCTCTATCTTCCGCAGGACCGGCACGAAGCGGCGTGGCCCGAGGGCAAGTCCGATACGGGTGTGGCCGAGGGAGACGAGATGGGTCACGGCCAGCTGCATCGCCGCACGGTCGTCCGGTGAGATGAAGGGAGCCCGCACCTGCGGGGAGAAGCCGTCGACGAGGACGAAGGGGACGCCCTGGGCGCGCAGCTTCTCGTAGCGCTGCATGTCGGCCGTGGTGTCGGCGTGCAGCCCGGAGACGAAGATGATGCCCGATACGCCCCGGTCCACCAGCATTTCGGTGAGTTCGTCCTCAGTGGAGCCGCCGGGGGTCTGGGTGGCCAGCACGGGGGTGTAGCCCTGACGGGTCAGCGCCTGTCCGATGACCTGGGCCAGGGCCGGGAATATGGGGTTCTCCAACTCGGGCGTGATGAGCCCGACGAGCCCGGCGCTGCGGCGGCGCAGCTTCACCGGGCGCTCGTAGCCGAGGACGTCGAGTGCGGCGAGCACTGATTCGCGGGTGGTCGAGGCAACGCCCGGCTTGCCGTTCAGCACCCGGCTGACCGTCGCCTCGCTGACCCCCGCCTGGGCTGCGATGTCGGCAAGCCGTGCGGTCATGGGATTGGACTGTACCGGTCGCATGTCAGATTGCCCACCAGACGGTCGAGTCGGCGGGCAGCCGGACCGTCCCGCCGCTGAACTCGGGGGTCGCGGAGGCCAGCAGCGGACTCCCCGGGGCGGGGAGCCCCACGTCCGTGCCGCGGGTGTTCGTCGTGCAGACGAACCCGTCACGGGCGAAGGCCAGCACCCCCTCGGGTGCGTCGAGCCAGGTCACCGCTTCACCCGCGCCGAGGCCCGGGTGGTCGCGGCGCACGGCGAGGGCCGCCCGGTACAGCTCCAGGGTGGAGCCGGGCACCCCGGTCTGCGCCTCCACGCTGAGCTCGGCCCAGTCGGCCGGCTGCGGGAGCCAGCTGCCGCCGCTGCCGAAGCCGTACGAGGAGCCCTCGCGGGTCCAGGGGATCGGCACCCGGCAGCCGTCGCGGAAGCCGTCCTGGCCCTCCGCCCGGAAGAACGACGGGTCCTGGCGCACCTCGTCCGGCAGGTCGAGGACCTCGGGCAGGCCCAGTTCCTCGCCCTGGTAGACGTACACGGAACCCGGCAGGGCCAGCATCAGCAGCGTGGCGGCGCGGGCCCGGCGCAGGCCCACCGGGCCCCCGCCGTAGCGCGTGGTGTGCCGGGGGACGTCGTGGTTGGACAGCACCCAGGTGGTGGGTGCGCCGACGGACGCGGTCGCCGCCAGCGAGGCCTCGACGACCTCCCGCATCCGCTCCGGGTCCCAGGGGCAGCGCAGGAACTGGAAGTTGAACGCCTGGTGCAGCTCGTCGGGGCGTACGTAGAGAGCGAGCCGCTCCGGGCTCGGCGCCCAGGCCTCGGCCACGCCGATGCGCTCGCCGCCGTAGCCGTCCAGCAGCCGCCGCCAGGAGCGGTGGATCTCGTGGACGCCGTCCTGGTCGAAGAACGGCAGCACCTGTGCGCCGATCATCTTGGCCTGTTCCCGGGCCCCGATGTCGGGCAGCCCGGCCGCCTTGACCATCCCGTGGGCGACGTCGATCCGGAAGCCGTCGACGCCCAGGTCCAGCCAGAAGCGCAGCACCGCGTCGAACTCCTCGCGCACCTCGGGGTGCTCCCAGTTCAGATCGGGCTGCTCGGGGGCGAAGAGGTGCAGGTACCACTCTCCCCCGGCCTCCGGCCGGGAGCTGCCCCCGGTGCCGTCGGGGTGCGCCGTCCGGGTCCAGGCCGGGCCGCCGAAGACCGACTCCCAGTCGTTGGGCGGCAGTTCGCCGTGCGCGCCCCTGCCGGGCCGGAAGTGGTAGTACGCGCGCTCCGGGCCGCCCGACAGCGCGGAGCGGAACCACAGGTGCTGGTCCGAGGTGTGGTTCGGGACGATGTCGACGATCACCCGCAGCCCGAGCCGGTGGGCCTCCCGGACCAGGTCGTCCGCGTCGTCGAGGGCGCCGAAGAGCGGATCGACGGCGCGGTAGTCGGCGACGTCGTAGCCGCCGTCCGCCTGGGGCGAGGCGTAGAAGGGGGTCAGCCAGACCGCGTCCACACCGAGTCCCGCGAGGTGGGGGAGCCGGTCGCGGATGCCGCGCAGGTCGCCGACGCCGTCGCCGTCGCTGTCGGCGAAGGAGCGGACGTACACCTGGTAGATCACGGCGTCCCGCCACCAGTCACCGGTCCGGCCGGGACGCCTGGGCGGGGCGACCGTGCTGACCTGCGGCGTGGTGGTCGTGCCGAGCTCCTGCGTCATGGGCGCTCCTTCGGATGCCTGTCTCTCGGTGTTCCGGGCGTTCCGGGTGTTGCAGATGTTCCGTGTGTGCCGGATGTTCTGGAATATCTCGACCTTCCGGATCTTCCGGATCTTCCGGATCTTCCGGATCTTCCGGACCTTCCGGCTCAACGCCGACCTGTCTCGAAGGTAACAGCGTTGCAATCTCTTGCGGAAGCGGTTGCGCAGGCGCATGGAGGCGCAGGGGCGGGTTCAGGCGCTGTTGGCAAGGCGCACAACGGCAACCGTGTGGACACGTGGATGTAACGATCGCAGCTGCTTGCGGAAATCTCTCGCAAGGTCTTTCGGTCTTCTTTCAACCTTGTTACGTTCCTGACCGAATCGGCGCCGTGATGGAGCGGCCCAGGTTGAAGGAGTTCACATGCGACGTGGCATAGCGGCCACCGCTCTGGTCGCGAGCCTGGCGCTCACGGCGACCGCGTGCGGCGGGGACGACGCCGAGAGCGGCAAGAGCGCCTCGGGCAAGCTGTCGGGCACGGTCACCTGGTGGGACACGTCGACCGTCGGCAGCGAGGACAAGGTCTTCAAGAAGCTCGCCGAGGGCTTCACCAAGCTGCACCCCGACGTCAAGATCAACTATGTGAACGTGCCCTTCGGTGAGGCGCAGAACAAGTTCAAGAACGCCGCCCAGTCCGGCTCCGGCGCCCCCGACGTGATCCGCTCCGAGGTGGCCTGGACCCCCGAGTTCGCCGATCTCGGCTACCTCGCCCCGCTGGACGACACCTCCGCCCTCAAGGAGGACAAGGACTTCCTTCCGCAGGCCGCCGCCTCCACGAAGTACAACGACAAGACCTACGCCGTGCCGCAGGTCATCGACTCCATGGGCATCTTCTACAACAAGAAGATCTTCCAGGAGGCCGGCGTCCAGCCGCCGTCCTCGATCGCCGAGCTGAAGACCGTCTCCAAGAAGATCAAGGACAAGACCGGCAAGACCGGCCTCTACCTGCGCGGCGACGACGCGTACTGGTTCCTGTCCTTCCTCTACGGCGAGGGCGGCAACCTCGTCGACGCCGAGAAGAAGCAGATCACCGTCGACAACCCGGCCGGCGTCAAGGCCATGAAGGTCGTCAAGGACCTCGTCGACTCCGGCGCCGCGAAGACCGACGCCACCGACGGCTGGAACAACATGCAGACCGCCTTCAAGGAAGGCAAGGTCGCCATGATGATCAACGGCCCGTGGGCGGTCACCGACACGTACGGCGGCAAGGAGTTCAAGGACAAGGCCAACCTCGGCATCGTCCCGGTCCCGGCGGGCTCCGACGGCCAGGGCGCTCCGCAGGGCGGCCACAACCTCGCCGTCTACGCCGGTTCCAAGAACCTCGAGGCCTCCTACGCCTTCGTCGAGTACATGACCTCGGTCGAGTCCCAGACCACGGTCGCCAAGGAGCTCAGCCTCCTGCCGACCCGCACCTCGGTCTACGACAAGCCCACCGTCTCCGGCAACGAGATGGTCGCCTTCTTCAAGCCGGTCGTCGACAAGGCCGTCGAGCGCCCCTGGATCCCCGAGGGCGGCAGCCTCTTCGCCCCGCTGGTGACCGAGTACACCAAGGTCCTCACCGGCCAGACCACCCCGGAGAAGGGAGCCGAGGCGACGGGCGACGCCTACCGCAAGCTCCTGAAGGACTGGAAGTAAGAGAAGAGGAAGACCGACCGATGGCTGTCCACACCAGCGGCCAGTCGGTGGCGAAGGCCGCGGAGCCCGGGAGGGCCCGCGGCCGCCGCCGCGACACCGCAGGCGCGCCCGGCAAGCTCCGCCGCGCCCTCTCCACGCACTGGTACGCCTGGACCATGGTCGCCCCCGTGGTGATCGTGATCGGGGTGATCATCGGCTATCCGCTCGTCCGCGGCGTCTATCTGTCGCTGACGAACGCCGACGAGCGGAACGTCGAGCGGTCGATCGGGGTGAACCACCTCCCCGCTACGTACGAATTCGTGGGACTCGACAACTACGCCGACGCGCTCACCGGCAGCCAGTTCCTGGACACCCTCGGATGGACGCTGGTGTGGACGGTCTCCTGCGTGGCCGTCACCTTCGGACTGGGCCTCACTCTCGCCAACATCCTCAACCGCAGGATCGCCGGCCGGTCGTTCTACCGGATGATGCTGATCCTCCCGTGGGCCGTGCCCGGCTTCGTCTCCGTCTTCGCCTGGCGATTCCTCTACAACGAGGACAACGGCCTGCTCAACAAGCTCCTCGCGGGCGGCGGCATCGATGCCGTGCCGTGGCTGAACGACCCGACCTGGGCCAAGTTCTCGGTGATCGCCGTGAACGTCTGGCTCGGCGTCCCGTTCATGATGGTCGCCCTGCTCGGCGGACTGCAGTCCATCCCCGGCGAGCTGTACGAGGCCGCCGAGATGGACGGCGCCAACGCCTGGCAGCGGTTCCGCAACATCACCATGCCCGGGCTGCGGTCGGTGTCCACCACCGTCGTCCTGCTGAGCACCATCTGGACCTTCAACATGTTCCCGGTGATCTTCCTGCTCACCCGGGGCGGTCCCGGAGAGGCCACGCAGATCCTGGTCACCCAGGCGTACAAGTTCTCGTTCGAGATCAGCCCCCGCGACTTCGCCCAGTCCTCCACCTGGGGCGTGCTGATCCTCGTCCTCCTGATGGTCTTCGCCGCTGTCTACCAGCGCGTCCTCCGCAAGCAGGGAGAAACCTGGTGACCACGACCAACGTCCCGGCGAACGCCCCGGTGCGCGGCCGCCGCACGCCGCTGGCCTCGACCGCGCTGCACCTCACGCTGCTCGTCACCTCCGTGATCGCCGTCTTCCCGGTGCTGTGGGTACTGCTGACCTCGCTGAAGCCGGCGAGCCACGCGACCACCACGGACTTCGTCAAGGAGACGACGCTCGAGAACTACACGAAGCTGCTGGCGGACACCGAGTTCCTGACCTGGTTCGGCAACTCGCTCCTCGTCGCCGGCCTCACCACGGTCCTCGGTGTCTTCGTGGCCGCCACCACCGGCTACGCCGTCAGCCGCTTCCGCTTCCCCGGCAAGCGGGGCCTGATGTGGACGCTGCTGATCACCCAGATGTTCCCGGTCGCGGTCCTGATCGTGCCGATCTACAACATCATGTCGGGACTGGGCCTGCTCAACGAGCCGGCGGGTCTCGTCATCACCTACCTCACCATCGCGGTGCCCTTCTGCGCCTGGATGATGAAGGGCTTCTTCGACACCATCCCGCGCGAGATCGACGAGTCGGGCCAGGTCGACGGGCTCACCCCGTTCGGCACCTTCTGGCGGCTGATCATGCCGCTGGCCCGCCCCGGCATCGCGGTGACGGCCTTCTACTCGTTCATCACCGCCTGGGGCGAGGTGGCCTACGCCTCCGCGTTCATGGTCGGCGACGAGAACCTGACCCTCGCCGGGGGCCTGCAGAAGTTCGTCAACCAGTACGGCGCCCAGTGGGGTCCGATGACCGCGGCCTCCGTGCTCATCGCCATCCCGGCCGCGATCGTCTTCCTCTTCGCACAGCGCCATCTGGTCGCGGGCGTTTCGGCGGGCGCCGTCAAGGGCTGACCCGCACGTGCCGTACGTTCCCCCCAACCACCACCATCCCAGGGACGAAATGACCCAGCACCTCGCTGCCCCCGCCACCGCGACGACGTCCGGCCACCGTGCCGAGCCAGCGCCATGGTGGCGGGACGCGGTGATCTACCAGGTCTATCCGCGCAGCTTCGCCGACGGCAACGGCGACGGCATGGGCGATCTCGCCGGGATACGCAGCAGGCTCCCGTACCTCAAGGAGCTCGGCGTCGACGCGGTCTGGCTCAGCCCGTTCTACGCCTCCCCACAGGCCGACGCGGGCTACGACGTCGCCGACTACCGTGCCATCGACCCGATGTTCGGCACGCTCCACGACGCCGACGCGCTGATCCGCAGCGCCCACGCACTGGGCCTGCGGATCATCGTCGACCTCGTGCCCAACCACTGCTCCGACCAGCACGACTGGTTCCGGCAGGCGCTGCGCGAGGGCCCCCGGTCCCGGCTGCGCGAGCGCTTCCACTTCCGGCCCGGCAAGGGCGAGGACGGTGAACTGCCGCCCAACGACTGGGAGTCGATCTTCGGCGGGCCGGCCTGGACGCGGACGGTGAACCCGGACGGCTCGCCGGGCGAGTGGTACCTGCACCTCTTCGCCCCCGAGCAGCCGGACTTCAACTGGGAGCACCCGGCCGTACAGGACGAGTTCCGCTCCATCCTCCGCTTCTGGCTGGACCTGGGTGCCGACGGCTTCCGCGTCGACGTCGCCCACGGCCTGGTCAAGGCACCCGGCCTGCCCGACATCGGCTCCGGAGAGCAACTGAGACTGCTCGGAAACGATGTCATGCCGTTCTTCGACCAGGACGGCGTCCACGAGATCTACCGCTCCTGGCGGCGGATCCTCGACGAGTACGAGGGCGAGCGCGTCCTCGTCGCCGAGGCGTGGACCCCGACCGTGGAGCGCACCGCGCTGTACGTCCGCCCCGACGAGATGCACCAGGCATTCAACTTCCAGTACCTCACCACCAACTGGGACGCGAAGGAGCTGCGCGAGGTCATCGACGGCTCGCTCGCCGCGATGCGGCCGGTCGGCGCGCCCACCACCTGGGTGCTGTCCAACCACGACGTCACCCGGCACGCCACCCGCTTCGGCAACCCGCCGGGCCTCGGCACCCAACTGCGCGAGCAGGGCGACCGCGAGCTCGGCCTGCGCCGGGCCCGCGCCGCCACGCTGCTGATGCTGGCCCTGCCGGGGTCGGCGTACGTCTACCAGGGTGAGGAGCTGGGCCTGCCGGACGTCACGGACCTGCCGGACGAGGTGCGCCAGGACCCGTCGTTCTTGCGGGCGGAGGGCCAGGACGGCTTCCGCGACGGCTGCCGGGTGCCGATCCCCTGGACCCGCGAGGGCTCCTCGTACGGCTTCGGCAGCGGCGGCAGCTGGCTCCCGCAGCCGGCCGACTGGGCCGAGCTCAGCGTGGAGGCGCAGACCGGGGTGCCCGGCTCCACCCTGGAGCTGTACCGGGCGGCCCTCGCCGTGCGCCGCGACCACCCGGGCCTCGGCGCGGGTGAAGCGGTGACCTGGCTCGACGCACCCGACGGCGTCCTCGCCCTGTCCCGCGACGGGTTCGTCTGCACCACCAACACCACGGGCGCGCCGGTCCGCCTCCCGGCACCCGGCGCTCTCCTGCTGGCCAGTGCGCCGGTCGCGGTGAACGACGGCTTCGCCGTCCTGTCCGCGGACGCCACGGCGTGGTGGACGGTGTGACGATCCCCAGGCCGAGGGGCACCGCGGGGGCGGGAGCTCCCCGGCTCACCGACATCGCCGCGCAGGCCGACGTCAGCGAGGCCACGGTCAGCCGTGTCCTCAACGGCAAGCCCGGTGTGTCGGCGGCGACCCGCACCCGGGTGCTCGCGGCGCTCGACATCCTCGGCTACGAGCGCCCGGTCCGGCTGCGGCGGCGCAGCGCGGGACTGGTCGGCCTGGTGGTGCCCGAGCTCACCAACCCGATCTTCCCGGCGTTCGCCCAGGTCATCGAGCAGGTGCTGGCCGGGCACGGCTACACACCGGTGCTGTGCTGCCAGCAGCCCGGCGGGGCCAGCGAGGACGAGCTCGTGGAGCAGCTGGAGGAGAGCGGTGTCGACGGCATCGTCTTCCTCTCGGGGCTCCACGCGGACACGGCGGCGGACCAGGGGCGCTACGCCGAACTGGCCGCGCGCCGGATCCCGTTCGTGCTCGTCAACGGCTGGAACGAGCAGGTCTCGGCGCCGTTCGTCTCGCCCGACGACCACATGGCCGCGGGCATGGCCGTGCGCCATCTCGCCGAGCTCGGCCACGAGCGCGTCGGGCTCGCGGTCGGGCCGGTGCGCTACGTGCCGTCGCGGAGGAAGACGGAGGGCTTCCTGGCGGCGGCCGGACCGGATGCCGAACGGTACGTCCGGCACACCCTGTTCAGCGTCGAGGGCGGGCACGCCGCCGCCGCCGAACTCCTCGACGCGGGCTGCACCGGAATCGTCTGCGGCAGCGACATGATGGCGCTCGGGGTGATCCGGGCGGCGCGCGAGCGCGGCCTGGACGTGCCGGGCGACGTGTCGGTGGTCGGGTACGACGACTCGCCGCTCATCCCCTTCACCGACCCGCCGCTGACGACCGTGCGGCAGCCGGTCCAGGCCATGGCGTCGGCGGCGGTCGGCGCGCTGCTGGAGGAGATCCGCGGGAACCCCGTGCCCAGCACCGAGTACGTCTTCCAGCCGGAGCTGGTGGTACGCGGCTCGACGGCGAGGGCGCGGAGCTGACTGGTCGTCAGGGAAGGCCGTCACGCCATCTGCCCGCAGGGTGAAAAACCTTGCAGGCAGATGGCGTCCGTGTTTCCCGGATGTGTCCGAACGGTTGACCGGGCAATCGTTCGGGCCTACCGTCACCTGCGCGGAGGGTCCTTTCAGTTTTGCAGCAAGAACCTTCAACACCCCCACCCCAGGCCCCCGTTCACCACCTCCCACCTCCCTTCCTGAGCCGCAGGAGGAAGCACATGGCCAGCAGATCTCTGGCTGCCGCGCTCGCCGTCGTGGCGGGCACGGCAGCCGCGGTGATCGCGCCACCCGGGGCAGCGCAGGCGGCCCAGCCCGGCACCAAGGACGTCACCGCCGTCCTCTTCGAATGGCGCTTCGACTCGGTCGCGCAGGCGTGCACCGGCACCCTGGGTCCGGCCGGCTACGGATACGTCCAGGTCTCCCCACCCCAGGAGCACATACCGGGCGGGCAGTGGTGGACGTCCTACCAGCCCGTCAGCTACCGGATCGCGGGGCGGCTGGGCGACCGCGCCGCCTTCACGAGCATGGTCGACGCCTGCCACGCGGCGGGCGTCAAGGTCGTCGTCGACACCGTCATCAACCACATGGCCGCCGGGAACGGCACGGGTACGGGCGGCTCGTCGTACACCAAGTACGGCTACCCCGGCCTGTACTCGGCCCCGGACATGGACGACTGCACCGCGCAGATCACCGACTACCGGGACCGCGCCAATGTCCAGAACTGCGAACTCGTCGGGCTCGCGGACCTCGACACCGGCGAGGAGTACGTCCGCGACAGGATCGCGGGCTACATGAACGATCTGCTGTCGCTCGGCGTCGACGGCTTCCGCGTCGACGCCGCCAAGCACATGCCGGCCGGGGACCTGGCCGCGATCAAGGCGAGGCTCGGCAATCCGGCCGCCTACTGGAAGCAGGAGGCCATACACGGCGCCGGTGAGGCCGTCCAGCCCGACGAGTACCTGGGCAACGGCGACGTGCAGGAGTTCCGCTACGCCCGCGACCTCAAGCGGGTCTTCCTCAACGAGAACCTGGCGTACCTGAGGAACTTCGGCGAGGGCTGGGGCTACATGACGAGCGGCAAGTCCGCCGTCTTCGTCGACAACCACGACACCGAGCGCGGCGGCGACACCCTCACCTACAAGAACGGCGCCGACTACACGCTGGCGAACGTGTTCATGCTGGCCTGGCCGTACGGCGCGCCGGACGTCCACTCCGGCTACGAGTGGTCCGACAAGGACGCGGGCCCGCCCAACGGCGGCACGGTGAACGCCTGCTACAGCGACGGCTGGAAGTGCCAGCACGCCTGGCGCGAGATCTCCTCCATGGTCGCCTTCCGGAACGTCGCGCGCGGTCAGGGCGTCACGAACTGGTGGGACAACGGCGCCGACGCGATC
The genomic region above belongs to Streptomyces marianii and contains:
- a CDS encoding extracellular solute-binding protein, whose product is MRRGIAATALVASLALTATACGGDDAESGKSASGKLSGTVTWWDTSTVGSEDKVFKKLAEGFTKLHPDVKINYVNVPFGEAQNKFKNAAQSGSGAPDVIRSEVAWTPEFADLGYLAPLDDTSALKEDKDFLPQAAASTKYNDKTYAVPQVIDSMGIFYNKKIFQEAGVQPPSSIAELKTVSKKIKDKTGKTGLYLRGDDAYWFLSFLYGEGGNLVDAEKKQITVDNPAGVKAMKVVKDLVDSGAAKTDATDGWNNMQTAFKEGKVAMMINGPWAVTDTYGGKEFKDKANLGIVPVPAGSDGQGAPQGGHNLAVYAGSKNLEASYAFVEYMTSVESQTTVAKELSLLPTRTSVYDKPTVSGNEMVAFFKPVVDKAVERPWIPEGGSLFAPLVTEYTKVLTGQTTPEKGAEATGDAYRKLLKDWK
- a CDS encoding glycoside hydrolase family 13 protein — encoded protein: MTQELGTTTTPQVSTVAPPRRPGRTGDWWRDAVIYQVYVRSFADSDGDGVGDLRGIRDRLPHLAGLGVDAVWLTPFYASPQADGGYDVADYRAVDPLFGALDDADDLVREAHRLGLRVIVDIVPNHTSDQHLWFRSALSGGPERAYYHFRPGRGAHGELPPNDWESVFGGPAWTRTAHPDGTGGSSRPEAGGEWYLHLFAPEQPDLNWEHPEVREEFDAVLRFWLDLGVDGFRIDVAHGMVKAAGLPDIGAREQAKMIGAQVLPFFDQDGVHEIHRSWRRLLDGYGGERIGVAEAWAPSPERLALYVRPDELHQAFNFQFLRCPWDPERMREVVEASLAATASVGAPTTWVLSNHDVPRHTTRYGGGPVGLRRARAATLLMLALPGSVYVYQGEELGLPEVLDLPDEVRQDPSFFRAEGQDGFRDGCRVPIPWTREGSSYGFGSGGSWLPQPADWAELSVEAQTGVPGSTLELYRAALAVRRDHPGLGAGEAVTWLDAPEGVLAFARDGFVCTTNTRGTDVGLPAPGSPLLASATPEFSGGTVRLPADSTVWWAI
- a CDS encoding glycoside hydrolase family 13 protein codes for the protein MTQHLAAPATATTSGHRAEPAPWWRDAVIYQVYPRSFADGNGDGMGDLAGIRSRLPYLKELGVDAVWLSPFYASPQADAGYDVADYRAIDPMFGTLHDADALIRSAHALGLRIIVDLVPNHCSDQHDWFRQALREGPRSRLRERFHFRPGKGEDGELPPNDWESIFGGPAWTRTVNPDGSPGEWYLHLFAPEQPDFNWEHPAVQDEFRSILRFWLDLGADGFRVDVAHGLVKAPGLPDIGSGEQLRLLGNDVMPFFDQDGVHEIYRSWRRILDEYEGERVLVAEAWTPTVERTALYVRPDEMHQAFNFQYLTTNWDAKELREVIDGSLAAMRPVGAPTTWVLSNHDVTRHATRFGNPPGLGTQLREQGDRELGLRRARAATLLMLALPGSAYVYQGEELGLPDVTDLPDEVRQDPSFLRAEGQDGFRDGCRVPIPWTREGSSYGFGSGGSWLPQPADWAELSVEAQTGVPGSTLELYRAALAVRRDHPGLGAGEAVTWLDAPDGVLALSRDGFVCTTNTTGAPVRLPAPGALLLASAPVAVNDGFAVLSADATAWWTV
- a CDS encoding carbohydrate ABC transporter permease, whose translation is MAVHTSGQSVAKAAEPGRARGRRRDTAGAPGKLRRALSTHWYAWTMVAPVVIVIGVIIGYPLVRGVYLSLTNADERNVERSIGVNHLPATYEFVGLDNYADALTGSQFLDTLGWTLVWTVSCVAVTFGLGLTLANILNRRIAGRSFYRMMLILPWAVPGFVSVFAWRFLYNEDNGLLNKLLAGGGIDAVPWLNDPTWAKFSVIAVNVWLGVPFMMVALLGGLQSIPGELYEAAEMDGANAWQRFRNITMPGLRSVSTTVVLLSTIWTFNMFPVIFLLTRGGPGEATQILVTQAYKFSFEISPRDFAQSSTWGVLILVLLMVFAAVYQRVLRKQGETW
- a CDS encoding LacI family DNA-binding transcriptional regulator, with translation MVDGVTIPRPRGTAGAGAPRLTDIAAQADVSEATVSRVLNGKPGVSAATRTRVLAALDILGYERPVRLRRRSAGLVGLVVPELTNPIFPAFAQVIEQVLAGHGYTPVLCCQQPGGASEDELVEQLEESGVDGIVFLSGLHADTAADQGRYAELAARRIPFVLVNGWNEQVSAPFVSPDDHMAAGMAVRHLAELGHERVGLAVGPVRYVPSRRKTEGFLAAAGPDAERYVRHTLFSVEGGHAAAAELLDAGCTGIVCGSDMMALGVIRAARERGLDVPGDVSVVGYDDSPLIPFTDPPLTTVRQPVQAMASAAVGALLEEIRGNPVPSTEYVFQPELVVRGSTARARS
- a CDS encoding phosphatase PAP2 family protein translates to MGEATVKTLEGRTASPSPMVTEDGPAPEQGRLRRLRSVRRPRIWFEILLIAVSYWTYSLIRNAVPEQKAQALRNADWIWEAENSLGIAVEQTVNHAANSVTWLIVTMNYYYATLHFVVTIGVLVWLYRRHPGRYAPTRLVLFATTGVALVGYYLYPLAPPRLMNGQNFIDTVLVHHTWGSMASGNLKTMSNQYAAMPSMHIGWSLWCGLTIFALAKAPWGRILGLLYPTLTLIVIVATANHFWLDAVGGLLCLGFGYGLSYAWYGSLPHRLPRHVPAPAPGGAVLTA
- a CDS encoding LacI family DNA-binding transcriptional regulator, producing the protein MTARLADIAAQAGVSEATVSRVLNGKPGVASTTRESVLAALDVLGYERPVKLRRRSAGLVGLITPELENPIFPALAQVIGQALTRQGYTPVLATQTPGGSTEDELTEMLVDRGVSGIIFVSGLHADTTADMQRYEKLRAQGVPFVLVDGFSPQVRAPFISPDDRAAMQLAVTHLVSLGHTRIGLALGPRRFVPVLRKIEGFVKAVRDQLGLSEQQIESELIQHSLYTLEGGQAAASALMDRGCTAVVCASDMMALGAIRAARQRGLEVPDDISVVGFDDSPLIAFTDPPLTTVRKPVPAMGQAAVRTLLEEIGGTPAPHSEFVFMPELVVRGSTAAGPLHGSP
- a CDS encoding sugar ABC transporter permease; amino-acid sequence: MTTTNVPANAPVRGRRTPLASTALHLTLLVTSVIAVFPVLWVLLTSLKPASHATTTDFVKETTLENYTKLLADTEFLTWFGNSLLVAGLTTVLGVFVAATTGYAVSRFRFPGKRGLMWTLLITQMFPVAVLIVPIYNIMSGLGLLNEPAGLVITYLTIAVPFCAWMMKGFFDTIPREIDESGQVDGLTPFGTFWRLIMPLARPGIAVTAFYSFITAWGEVAYASAFMVGDENLTLAGGLQKFVNQYGAQWGPMTAASVLIAIPAAIVFLFAQRHLVAGVSAGAVKG